tgtattattgttattattatttttattttattttatttttaattttttttttttttggggggtcgaACTTTTTTAATAAACGTTTTCTTTTTATCGAGATTATCTTTCCCGTCGCTTGTTCTCTTCCTCTTCCTTTTGTGATCGTCCTGGTCAAAGAGGAAATGATGAGCCTTTCTTTATCTTTTAATAAACTCTACttcgatttgtttttgttttaatcaatcAGGGTTTTCACCGAGCCGTCTCTTGGATTCCCAGACTCTGATCGTTGGAGGAGTGGAGTCCCCGATGAATAGTCGCCCGTACCAGGTAGCAATTCTTGCCCTTAACGATGCCGCAGGTCAGGTGTGCGGTGGTACCCTTGTTCACCCGGAATGGGTATTGTCGGCAGCTCACTGCGTTGGGTAAGTGAAATACAGCAGATGCTTTCAACAGATACCTTCGTATATCAGTCctgaatttccttttttttttctcacgaACAGCATAAGAAACTAGTCAcacttcacttttttttttaaacgtgatttttttttctctcatcctgCCGCGATCTAACAGAGATAAAACGAGaatgaaacaatcaaaatgcacatcttcacgagagggcgctagacAGGTTCCATGGCTTTATCGGCGAGGATAAAGATATGTATTGGTTTTACAGAATCAGTGATATGATTGGATACAACTTGTACTTATTTCATCATGCACGTGATCATGTGTTATATGTATACGTATACGTAGAATTTGACTGCAAAATGAATGCGAGATCAaggagcctcaaagtgtgacgtcagaggttcAGGATACGGCCAGACCCGTAAAGCTCTGAAGCGTCCAGGCACTAACTCCTTTATCATAAACTATATAGAATTATAAACAGTAGAAAAGGGATTGGAACGTTCGGCAAATAATTTGCTATCTGTATGCCTTAAAGTTAACTCAGTGATATGTTTGGTACCAtgtgaatatttcttttttaatagtaatgttggttctgaaatgaaccagtggttaaccactcaacgtttcgaaacagtatgctctgatgaAGACGACCAGAGCATACTGGAGAGATaccacatggtgttatcgcaaccTCTTTCAGTTCAGCTTCAGGTTTATTTTCCGTACCATTGGGTAGtgtgcatgtacaatgtaaaaaaaaactacttagCAGAACTTGATAATAGTAGGGGAGGTCCATAAAGAAAGGACAGAGAAGTTAAACTTCCActgtgcaaagttttaaaatctCGCTTCTACCTAAGTTACCAAACATGATCAAACTTACTGTTATTCTTATGTGGACTTTTTTTCCCGTCATTAATAAATAGTCCACTAAATGATGTGTGGGTAGGTGTTGGCTTCCACGACCTACGCGACACGGCGGCAGATGGCGCTACTATCATCACAGGCCAATGGATAAAACATGACAAATTTGACCCAACGGGAACTGGAGACCACGATATCGCGCTCATCAAGCTGGACCAACCTGTAGTGCTCTCAAACAGGGTGCAGCCCATTCCTATTGTGAGTGCTGACAGTGATGTTGCGTGGGGAACCGATATATTGATCAGCGGCTGGGGAAAACTTAGTCGTAAGTGTTAACTGGACCAATTTAGtttagcttaaagacactggacacgtttggggaaaaaacatgtcaaagaccagtattttcactttgGTGTATtacaacattaaacaaaaaataaaaagtctgtAAACATTTGGAATAAATTGGTcaaccgaagttgcaagagaataatgaaaggaaaaaacacctttttgcacaaattaatttgtattttaataaaagtgaGATTAACCGCTTTTCTCactaactacgttacttcaaagggagccgattctcacaatggtttattctattaaaggcagtggacactactcggtaattacccaaaataattattattataaaacctttcttggtaacgagtaatagggagaagttggtagtataaaacattgtgagaaacagctccctctgaagtgatgtagtttttgagaaagaagcaattttccacgaatttgatttcgagacctcagatttagaattcgaggtctcggtatcaagcatctgaaagcacacaacttcgtttgacaatggtgttttttctttcattaatatctcgcatcttcgacgaccgattgagcttaaattttcacaggtttgttatttaaagtatatgttgagatacaccaactatgaagactagtatttgacaattaccaatagtggccagtgtctttaacggctctccgttgctcgtttaGTTGTTATGCTACgattaaataccaatagtgtccacagtgcctttaagcacaaccATGACAAACTATATAAATTGTACTATTTAAATTAAGATTACAAGCAGACAAATTTTTCTCGATTGTTCATCCGCAAGGTGAGCAGCAACTCATGGCACTGGAATAATCTGATGCGCACGTTTGGCAGGTATAATTCGTGAAGTTTTTAGTCCTCCTTAAAATGTTTATGATCAAAATTTGACAGCCAGCCAAACTCCAGTAAGCGAAAGCAGTTTCGTAGCAATATTTCTGTCCTTGTTTTAAGGTTTCCATAATAAATCCGTCACTGACATTCAGGCACAAGGTTAAGACACCATGATCAATGTTGTCTTTATGTTGCAGCGGACGACGCCCTCCCATCTAAGGTTCTACGACAGGTTGTTGTAACGGCCGTTAGAAGAAAGCATTGTAAGAATGTTTATACGCCCATTGGTGCTCCGGTTTCCGGTAACATGTTCTGTGCTGCAGCGCCAGGTAAAGACAGCTGCGCGGTAAGTACTGTCAAATGGTGTATTATACAACTAAaaccttttcacacgagagcaatttagcaagggtccctcaATTTTCTCGTATAAAAGGGGAACAAATTGTAGTCACCAAGGTCCCTTGAAATCTTGACCAACAATGCCACATTTATTTTTGCCGACAAAAAACTTCCTCAAGCCAAAGTTTTGATCAAGGACGTCCGCGAAATCATCGTGTGAATATGGAGTATAAAATGTCGGGAGCCACttggccatttttgttttgctcttaTTCAATTGCTTAATTGGGGGCGgacttttcttcttttcaaatCTTAAGGTGGGGCGAacacaattcaatttaattcaattaatCTTTATATTAAGATCCCAAAAAGGATAATTCAAATtaatgctcgcatacagtaaaaaagttgacacatttaaaacaaaacagttctTTATAAGGGCTGTCTACAATACACCCCACCCCAGGTATAAACGGGTCTGGTTTTATTTCCTAATAATGTTAGTTCATGGATGCATTGTCTGGAAAGTTTTGACTTTCAAAATGACACTGAAGTAACTAATATTCTTATttattaatacaaacaaaatgaccagcaTGCAACAGTAGCTGAAAGGGTCACTTAAACAGTTGTAAAAGCTACTGTTTAAATAATTGAATAAGtttcttgtgttttgtttgcagCATGATAGCGGTGGCCCTGCCGTCATTGGTTATAACGAGAATATGCACGTGAATGGAGTGACCTTAGCAGGGATCGTAAGCTGGGGCTTTGGATGTGCAGACCCCGTCTACCCAGGCGTCTACACCCGCATATCAAAGTACTGTGATTGGATAAGTAACATGTCGGAAGGTGACGTCTCTTGCTCTTAAACCTATCTCCTTTTTCTTCAATAAGTCATCCGGGTTCCTTTTTGAAGACGACTTTGACTTTAGGTACCTCCAGTAAAAGCGTGTGCTTTTGTCAGACGGAGCCTAGCCCGGAGTCgacgcttaaaggcagtggacactattggtaattactcaaaataattgttagcataaaaccttacttgagtaatggggagaaatggatagtataaaacaatgtgaggaacggctccctctgaagtaacgtagttttttaaaaagaagtaatttgcctcgaatttgatttcgaatttgaggtctcgaaatctagaatctgaaagcacgcaacttcctgtgacaacggtgttttttctttcattattgtctcataaattcgacgaccgattgagggcaaattttcacaagtttgttattttatgcatatgttgagatacaccgagtgagaagactgctctttgacaattaccgatagtgtccggtgtctttaaaccGTGATTTGGAAAATGAACAAGGAATCGCGTGTAATTTTACTGGAACTGCGTTTTGTTATGCgctctcgaacaggctggtcctgg
This region of Asterias rubens chromosome 18, eAstRub1.3, whole genome shotgun sequence genomic DNA includes:
- the LOC117302589 gene encoding mite allergen Der f 3-like; its protein translation is MRVVVFLASLSLALGFSPSRLLDSQTLIVGGVESPMNSRPYQVAILALNDAAGQVCGGTLVHPEWVLSAAHCVGPLNDVWVGVGFHDLRDTAADGATIITGQWIKHDKFDPTGTGDHDIALIKLDQPVVLSNRVQPIPIVSADSDVAWGTDILISGWGKLSPDDALPSKVLRQVVVTAVRRKHCKNVYTPIGAPVSGNMFCAAAPGKDSCAHDSGGPAVIGYNENMHVNGVTLAGIVSWGFGCADPVYPGVYTRISKYCDWISNMSEGDVSCS